Within Dromaius novaehollandiae isolate bDroNov1 chromosome 8, bDroNov1.hap1, whole genome shotgun sequence, the genomic segment ACTGCCTCGTGAACAGGATGGAATCGCTCCCCTGCCCATGGTGTGGGGCTGCCTTCCCGGGGTGAGGAGCAGGCTGAGGCTGAGCCAGGGGCTTTGGGCTCTGCCCCTCCCGGccacctcccctccctgctgccgAAATTGCCAGAGCTGCTCCGGCTGCAGGACAGCCTCTGCGTGCATCGGAGGGGCCTGGGGAGCTGACATGGGGGCGTGGTGCAGCCCTAGCTCACCTTCGGGAAGGTCGAGGCTGGTCCAGCAGCTCCGGAGCCGGAGGGGGGTCCTCAAGGGCCACGTAGGGGGCGAGGGGGAAGCTGGCAGGGGCCGGTGGGCAGCCGGGGGCTGTGGCGCtgcctgcgcccagggctggcTGATGGGGTGCCTgggaatggggggaaaaaacagcatgaaatggaaagggggaggggggacctGGCCCCATCCTGCCCGGGGACATGGTAGATGCagggggtgacgtgggggctcaCCGCCGGCAGGAACCGGTACATGGCCGCGGTGCTGGCGTCAGCCTCCAGCACAGCGTGTGCGTCTGCATCTCTGCCAGTTGCTGCGTGCAGGCGAGGCTCTGCCTGGAGAGGCGCCACTGGTCGCACGGGCGGCTCGGTGGTGCCCAGCCTGGTGCGTCCCCGGGGGCCCCGCGCTCTTACCGTGGCCACTGGTGGCAGGAGCAGCGGGATGGGGGGCGCCACGgggggcgggagccgggggggccccggccgcccTGCATGGTGCCGCAGCATCCCCACCTCGGCCTGCAGCCGAGCCAGCTCCGCCGCCTGCTGCTGGGCCACCACCGAGCCTGGGGGATGGCGACCCTGTCATCAGGGGGGACCCCGGTGCCCCATGGCGTCCCTCCGTGGCCGGGCACCTACCGGCGTCggctctcctctccttcctgacCTTCAGCCTCAGCAGCTCGTCCTCCAGCCGCCGGTTCTCCAGCTCCACGGCCAGCAGCTCCGCACACAGGGCCCCCGCGCCAGCCGCCGGCGGCTCTGCCAGCCCCAATGGTGAGGGCTCAGCCGCGGGGGGCCATGGTGccgggattccccccccccccccgcccccaggacTCACCGGCCCTCCTGCCCCTGTGTCGCCGGGCAGCCGCCCGCTCCAGCGCCGCTGCCTCCACCTGGAGCTCGAGGAGCTGGGCCAGCACCGCCGGCTCGCGCCCGCCGCCCTGCAGATAGGCCAGCCGCAGCGCCCTGCGCCCGCACCCGCGTCaggccttggggggggggggggggggggggggcggcacgcGGGGCCTCCGCCACCCCACCGCGCAGCTCACCTGGTCTCGGCGGCCAGCGGCCCGGCGGCTGGCAGGAGGGCGGtgaggtggaggctgcctggcgcCCTGGCAGCGTTGCTGCCCCATGTCACAGCCTCCCGGCCCGCCAGCTCCCCGAGGCGCCGGCACAGCTCTGCGGACGGGGTGATACgccgtggggctgagctgggggggggcctcACCTGCCCCTCCCCAGGCCTCGCTGGTGCCTACCCTCACGCTGCCGCTCCAGCTGCCGGCTCCTGGCCCGGATTTCGGCCATGCGGCGCTCGTGGGCCTCCGCCAGCTCCTGCagccggggcgccgggccgggcaccGCCgtggggggctgcgccgggcgggAGGAGGGCGGCAGCCTGCGGCCCGCCGGGGGCGACACCGGCTGCTCCCCGCAGGGCAGGGTCCCGCGCCCCACGCCCGGCCTGGCTCCCGCTACCGAGGCACCCGGCGCCGCTGCCTtgcccggggccgcccccacCGCCGGGGTCCCGATGCAAAACCTCTCCATGTGCTTGAGCAGCAGCGGCCGGGAGCTGAAGCGCATGCGGCAGCCGGGGCAGGGGAAAAGCCTCACGCCTGGCATCCGGCCCCCTCAGCGCCCCAGCAGTGGGAGCGAGGCGGCCTGgcgggcccggggctgcggcggtgcGTGGAGCACCGTTGCTaagcggggaaggagggaggtgcCGGGCCCTGTTTGCCTTGtgggccgggcagcggccgccACAGGTCCCCAGTGCCCGAGGGAGGGACGGGAGGTAGCGCTGCACAGGGCAGCGCAGCCAGAAGGGCCCCCGGGTTTGGGCTTTTAAACCCACCGGGGTTTTATAATCTTTGGTCCCATCTCAGCGCCCCAGCCTCCTTCCCCGCAGGGCCCTTCCCGGCTGCACCGCGTTGCTCCCTGCTGGATACGCCGAATGCCTCCTGCGGCGCAGCGCTGCTCCAAAATGCCCCTGCAGCCCTGGTGATTTCCACTCTTTACCACTGgtgatgaaaagggaaaaaaaaaaaaaaaaaaaaaaaagtaatttggcTATCCAAACACATTGCACAGAGGGTGGTGGGAGGATTTTTCCCAGCTGGTGCTTTCGATGACACAGCTGCCCCTTTCCCAGGGTTTTGCTATTACAAAGCGCTTGCTGTTGGCCTTGTCCGGCCTCTGGCTGCCCCAGCATTGGATCTTCCCTTCTGTGCAGCAACCTTTCACATATTTGGGGATTTTAATTCCTCCCGAATTTGGTCTAAGCTGGAGAACCGCATTTCACGGAGCCGCTCTGCTGCAAGAGTCAGCCAGCCCCTGAGAGCCATGTGGAAGAGCGCTGGCTCGTGTTTGTTTTACAATAACTGAATTGCTGTGTGCAACAGTTCGACAGCACCGCTCACTGTCGTGGTGGCCAGGGCAGACGTGCtgccctgctggtgttcagcCTGAATACGGTGAGCGCAACTACCTTGTTTTACCTCCAAGTTACTGGATCAGCTTGCAACAGCTGATCTGAAGGGGGAGCAGCACATGAATAACAAAACCGCCCCAAATGATTGTCAGGAGGATTTTCCTGACCATGCGTGTTCAACTGCTGGCAACAGCGATTCAGTGAGATAAAACTCTCTTCCATATGATGCCTGACACTCCCACATCTCCTTCTATGCTGGTGAGCAGAATGAAGAATTGAAACTGGCAGCCCCCCTATGTTACAGTGTACACTTACAGGGAAAACACCAGGCTCCTACACAGAAAATGAATGTCTTCCACTTCTGTCTAGTAGGCTGAACATGAAGTTTGACAACCTACAGACAGGTACCTTCCAGCCAGGGACAAATACAATGTCATTTGCAGCCCTGCTAGACACCCAAATCACTGCAGCTCTTCAGGGCTGTTGTCTTCCAACACTCCCCTCCCTGCACAGTGCCGAAACCATGCAACAACCGACCCAAGGGCCTGTCAGGCCTTTGGACCTGTCTCAGGCCAGACAGCGGTTTGAGTTCACCTCCATTCTGCAGCTCCTCTGGCTGAGCTGCAGAGCAGTTTCAGACTTCCAGTCACCTCGCCCTCTGCAACTGCAACTGTTCCTGTGTACTACACCCATCCCATCACCCCCGGCTTTTAGCACCATAGTTAGCCTGGGCTAGGGAGGTGTTCAGCCTCCACCTCTACAATTTATTAACACTAACAGGTAATGCTGGCTCCTGCTTTACAGTGCCCCTGCTTTCCCCCTCCCTGATTAGAAGATGCAGTCTTTAAACAACCAAGCAACCTCAGCCCTGAGGCAAAACAGCTCTTTGCAGCAGCCCTCAGcttgttttgcagtgctgtgccTGGTCCAGGGGTGCTACAGTTGTTCCTAGAATTAGTTCTTTCACACCTTACCCCACTATTTTCTcaggttattttgttttaaatgactacTCCAGGTGAAGGGACACCTGCAATTTCCTCTCAGGGGGATacagctctccctcccccattGCTGATTGTTATAGCAATTAGCTTAGGAAGAAGCTGCTGTTTGAACTAAGCTAATTTGCCCAATTAGGTGCTCTCCAGGGGCAAACTAACTCATTACAGTTTCTTCACTGTTTAAACCACACCAAGTCTGTTTGGATGCTAGGGATGCAGAAGTTGAAGCAAGTAAAGCATCTACAGATGAGATGTAAGGAGCTCTCAATGTCAATACACAGGTCACTCCCATCAGGTAGATTCCTTATTCTAGACAAGACTATTTTAGCAGTACAATGATGTTTTTTAAGCATTTAGTTATCCCACTACAAGTAGCTATCTATAGGGATTTGATCTGAAAGACTTTATGCTTATCCTGTTTCTTGACAGTAATGCAAATACATCTGTATGAATTTTCACAGTACCTTTTACATGCATTTAATGGGAGAGGGTTTTAAAATGGATAAACTGACCTGATGCAACTTTTGCAGACAAAAGGCAAATTTGATGGGAACCAAAGAGGTACAATCTTCAAAAGGAGCTAGAAGATCAGAGAAGCATCCTAGGGACTCCAAGCATTTCACAGAACATTCTCAGACAGAGCCGCCAGCTGGGAGCTAGTCTCAGGTTAGCAGTGATAAAGAAATACCTGTTAGCCCTCTTAGTATATTAATTTTTTGTCACAGTGTCCAAGTGACAGCATAAAACTAAAAGCACAATTGCAACAGGAACATCTGGTGTAGCTGAAAGCATTCCCTTGAGTCCAAATGCAAAGATCCACAGCTAAGCACTGttaattctattttatatttatcaTTTTTTGCCTGATCAGGCAGAGtagattaaaaacaagcaaaacctaGCATGAAATCCTGCCCCCACTAAGGTCAGCAGGTGTCTCTCATCATTCAGACCTGAATTTCATATTAAATGTGCAATTCCACCCATTGACTTGCACAACCATATCAATACTTCCCAATCAAAAATGTTTGTGTACAAGCTGAGCTTAAACAGACATTGAAACAGCTTAGGCCACAAATAAGTTGTTTGTAAAATCCTTTTTAATCtaatagaaatgttttcatgagtttttttaaaaagatttcaatGAAAACAGCTTTGGATTCAGACATTCCCTTGCCATGTTGTGAACATAAACAGCAGCATTGCACTAGGAACAGGAAGTGACACCAATCAGTCAAGCTTCACTGTCTAATTTGTATGAAgcggaaaaaaaaagtgaactgcTTTAGTAGAAGATAATTtgaattatttgatttttttttaaacaaacatggGCTATCATCTCACCATtgctccccctctccctttttaaAGGAAGAGTTTAGCTTTTGCAGTCTGAGCACTACAGCAATGTTTGCCAAGTGGAAAAATACCGTGGGAGAAGAAAGTATTTATCCTCAGTGCTATTAAAACCCCAAAGTTGCAAGTCCCTTTAAAGGAAAGCTTTTCTTACATAAGAAAGACAATTAGAATTGGCAAActgatgcaaaatatttattccaaGTTAGTTATTTTTGATGCAGTAGTTTTTCCCCCTCATACAGACTCAATGTGATAGTCacttttttaaatctgtaaatAATGTTATCAAAATAATCTTAATCTTTGAAATCTCAcaaaaatttatattttacaatCCACCCTGAATATCAAGGCTGCAAGAAGAACACAAACAATTCCTATATCCAAATATTTTACAGCTGtacccaaaaaaaagaaaaccacaaacgCCTGGTTAAGTGATGAAGCTCCCCGAGCcgccaaaaaaaataaaataaaaagttcatgTTATTAGCATTAATTTAACACAATTAGAACTTCAATAGCCATTTTGTCATTGACAATGATTGTTTTAGCACATTGTTACCGCACAACATTATGTAATGCAGGCGGCACTGTTAGAAGCTTGTTGTTGCAAAGATCAGTCAGTCACTTGTATCCTGCTTACAAGACTGAACTTGTGCACTGCCCCAGAAGGGATTTTTCTCAAAATTTGCTAGCTGCACAAACTTCTATTAAGCATTAGggcaaaaccaaaagaaaaagctaaagaagccaatttctctcttctttggGATACAATTATTTCCCTTGTGCATGAAGTatcaacaacaaaagaaaaaaactgaacagACTGGAGACAG encodes:
- the CCDC17 gene encoding coiled-coil domain-containing protein 17 isoform X5; this encodes MPGVRLFPCPGCRMRFSSRPLLLKHMERFCIGTPAVGAAPGKAAAPGASVAGARPGVGRGTLPCGEQPVSPPAGRRLPPSSRPAQPPTAVPGPAPRLQELAEAHERRMAEIRARSRQLERQREELCRRLGELAGREAVTWGSNAARAPGSLHLTALLPAAGPLAAETRALRLAYLQGGGREPAVLAQLLELQVEAAALERAAARRHRGRRAEPPAAGAGALCAELLAVELENRRLEDELLRLKARWWPSSRRRSWLGCRPRWGCCGTMQGGRGPPGSRPPWRPPSRCSCHQWPRQSLACTQQLAEMQTHTLCWRLTPAPRPCTGSCRRHPISQPWAQAAPQPPAAHRPLPASPSPPTWPLRTPLRLRSCWTSLDLPEGEV
- the CCDC17 gene encoding coiled-coil domain-containing protein 17 isoform X4, with product MPGVRLFPCPGCRMRFSSRPLLLKHMERFCIGTPAVGAAPGKAAAPGASVAGARPGVGRGTLPCGEQPVSPPAGRRLPPSSRPAQPPTAVPGPAPRLQELAEAHERRMAEIRARSRQLERQREELCRRLGELAGREAVTWGSNAARAPGSLHLTALLPAAGPLAAETRALRLAYLQGGGREPAVLAQLLELQVEAAALERAAARRHRGRRAEPPAAGAGALCAELLAVELENRRLEDELLRLKARWWPSSRRRSWLGCRPRWGCCGTMQGGRGPPGSRPPWRPPSRCSCHQWPRQSLACTQQLAEMQTHTLCWRLTPAPRPCTGSCRRHPISQPWAQAAPQPPAAHRPLPASPSPPTWPLRTPLRLRSCWTSLDLPEALSR
- the CCDC17 gene encoding coiled-coil domain-containing protein 17 isoform X3; the protein is MPGVRLFPCPGCRMRFSSRPLLLKHMERFCIGTPAVGAAPGKAAAPGASVAGARPGVGRGTLPCGEQPVSPPAGRRLPPSSRPAQPPTAVPGPAPRLQELAEAHERRMAEIRARSRQLERQREELCRRLGELAGREAVTWGSNAARAPGSLHLTALLPAAGPLAAETRALRLAYLQGGGREPAVLAQLLELQVEAAALERAAARRHRGRRAEPPAAGAGALCAELLAVELENRRLEDELLRLKVRKERRADAGSVVAQQQAAELARLQAEVGMLRHHAGRPGPPRLPPPVAPPIPLLLPPVATAEPRLHAATGRDADAHAVLEADASTAAMYRFLPAAPHQPALGAGSATAPGCPPAPASFPLAPYVALEDPPPAPELLDQPRPSRSPF
- the CCDC17 gene encoding coiled-coil domain-containing protein 17 isoform X2, whose translation is MPGVRLFPCPGCRMRFSSRPLLLKHMERFCIGTPAVGAAPGKAAAPGASVAGARPGVGRGTLPCGEQPVSPPAGRRLPPSSRPAQPPTAVPGPAPRLQELAEAHERRMAEIRARSRQLERQREELCRRLGELAGREAVTWGSNAARAPGSLHLTALLPAAGPLAAETRALRLAYLQGGGREPAVLAQLLELQVEAAALERAAARRHRGRRAEPPAAGAGALCAELLAVELENRRLEDELLRLKVRKERRADAGSVVAQQQAAELARLQAEVGMLRHHAGRPGPPRLPPPVAPPIPLLLPPVATVRARGPRGRTRLGTTEPPVRPVAPLQAEPRLHAATGRDADAHAVLEADASTAAMYRFLPAAPHQPALGAGSATAPGCPPAPASFPLAPYVALEDPPPAPELLDQPRPSRR
- the CCDC17 gene encoding coiled-coil domain-containing protein 17 isoform X1, with amino-acid sequence MPGVRLFPCPGCRMRFSSRPLLLKHMERFCIGTPAVGAAPGKAAAPGASVAGARPGVGRGTLPCGEQPVSPPAGRRLPPSSRPAQPPTAVPGPAPRLQELAEAHERRMAEIRARSRQLERQREELCRRLGELAGREAVTWGSNAARAPGSLHLTALLPAAGPLAAETRALRLAYLQGGGREPAVLAQLLELQVEAAALERAAARRHRGRRAEPPAAGAGALCAELLAVELENRRLEDELLRLKVRKERRADAGSVVAQQQAAELARLQAEVGMLRHHAGRPGPPRLPPPVAPPIPLLLPPVATVRARGPRGRTRLGTTEPPVRPVAPLQAEPRLHAATGRDADAHAVLEADASTAAMYRFLPAAPHQPALGAGSATAPGCPPAPASFPLAPYVALEDPPPAPELLDQPRPSRSPF